A window of Vibrio ishigakensis contains these coding sequences:
- a CDS encoding ATP-binding cassette domain-containing protein codes for MRIQGIRISNSTASLSIKDWQLGEEHWGILTTSSDSNRLLEQLLMGDIEPESGEISQLVDSVECVSLYEQQKLLERELANDETDFQDSIDYGSSVEQLISELGCSDAELEQVIQKTDLIALRDRPFRQLSTGETRRLMLARALVKKPKLLVLDEPYSGLDIAHRASLTKLLDELSSKMQLIVMTSREDEFPSAISHLALFDNAQLSQTLSIQEWHDHPLRQQALSLSESKSSDWLSLMEGENEQLSQEPLIKLTNAKVEYLDGIIFKDFNWQMDQGQHWQIRGPNGCGKSTLLGLIVGDHPQCYANDIQIFGIKRGSGESIWDVKKRIGIVSSSLHLQYRVGCSVLEVLLSGYFDSIGLYEQPSKKQLLFAERWLEVLEMSHLAKTGFRQLDYGQQRLLLVARALIKRPQLLVLDEPYQGLDFISRKLVHAALEKISSANLSSLLYVTHYQEDELQAIRNFIDFEPLEEGHKLVTSHK; via the coding sequence ATGCGCATTCAGGGAATTAGGATCAGTAACTCAACGGCTAGCTTGAGTATCAAAGATTGGCAACTAGGCGAAGAGCACTGGGGAATACTCACAACCTCCAGTGACAGCAATCGACTGCTAGAGCAGTTGCTCATGGGTGATATTGAGCCTGAGAGTGGTGAAATCTCTCAGCTCGTAGATTCAGTTGAATGTGTTTCTCTGTATGAGCAACAAAAGCTCCTAGAGCGAGAGCTCGCAAATGACGAAACGGACTTTCAAGATTCTATCGATTACGGCTCCAGCGTTGAGCAACTTATCTCCGAGCTCGGTTGCTCTGATGCTGAGCTTGAGCAGGTAATCCAAAAAACTGACTTAATTGCTCTACGTGATAGACCGTTTAGGCAGCTTTCCACCGGCGAAACGCGTCGCTTGATGTTGGCTAGAGCCTTGGTCAAAAAACCAAAGCTGTTAGTGCTAGATGAGCCATATTCTGGGCTCGATATCGCTCACCGTGCCTCACTAACCAAGCTTCTTGATGAACTCTCATCCAAGATGCAATTGATAGTCATGACTTCTCGTGAAGATGAATTCCCAAGTGCTATTTCCCATCTCGCCCTGTTCGATAATGCACAGCTTAGCCAAACCTTAAGCATACAAGAGTGGCACGATCACCCACTACGCCAACAAGCACTTTCACTATCGGAGTCCAAAAGCTCGGATTGGCTCTCTTTGATGGAAGGAGAGAACGAGCAACTCTCGCAAGAGCCTCTGATTAAGCTAACCAATGCCAAGGTAGAGTATCTAGATGGAATCATCTTCAAGGACTTTAACTGGCAGATGGATCAAGGTCAGCACTGGCAAATACGCGGTCCAAACGGATGCGGCAAGAGTACCTTATTGGGGCTTATCGTCGGTGACCATCCACAGTGCTATGCCAATGACATTCAAATCTTCGGTATCAAGCGTGGTAGTGGCGAGTCTATCTGGGATGTAAAGAAACGCATCGGGATTGTTTCGTCTTCTTTGCATCTTCAATATCGTGTGGGCTGTAGCGTGCTTGAGGTGCTTTTATCGGGCTACTTTGACTCCATCGGCTTATATGAACAGCCGAGCAAGAAGCAGTTGCTGTTCGCTGAGCGTTGGTTAGAAGTGTTGGAGATGAGCCATTTGGCTAAAACCGGCTTTAGGCAGCTGGACTATGGTCAGCAGCGTTTGCTGCTGGTGGCTAGGGCTCTGATCAAGCGTCCGCAGCTTCTGGTGCTCGATGAGCCTTACCAAGGGTTGGATTTTATCAGTCGCAAGTTGGTACATGCTGCTCTTGAAAAGATATCCAGTGCCAATCTTAGCAGCCTTTTGTATGTCACCCATTATCAAGAAGATGAACTGCAAGCCATTCGAAACTTTATCGACTTTGAGCCTCTAGAAGAGGGGCATAAGCTGGTAACTAGCCACAAATAA
- the pulA gene encoding pullulanase-type alpha-1,6-glucosidase, whose translation MKFKINTLAKTTMPMMVTSIMLMSGGVAQASDLYPAQDDEVVIYYNRGTDNEAEYNGWGLHLWNGEGCTSTDLEKMGIGSGGTDWNDPYPVSGFSDTYGAYYVLNVDLDASDPHTCMNFILHKGDDKAFGSANQKVQLTELGETRGLFGFHGSSQLYYEPISERPIAIDGQKAHWLDRDTIAWEDAANAARVELRYSPRNRIELDEETNVITGGKSLDVPITGELSEELKQRFPHLSGMTGTQIDVRDRKLARILKSQIVMVAYDDEDKVLAATEVQKAGVLDDVFVNEDAGNAISEELGAIVNGSRTEFKLWAPTAQNVDLYIYNKNKKQTKKINLAENPETGVWESGQVNGVVGDYYRYEVTVYHPTTKRIETVMVTDPYSHSVSTNSRYSQVVDLANDKKLKPKGWDKYERPETPVGDNGEYLDEYHILYESHLRDFSFSDSKGKKKYNGKYLALTEDKRESVQHLQELQAAGLTTLHILPAFDIATVDEANTVDINDKVRDLCKVKPEAVVCGTENKNATLESVLESYDPATKDAQTLMNDLRMLDSFNWGYDPFHYTVPEGSYATNAEGTARIKEFREMVKATHEMDLKLVMDVVYNHTNASGVNEKSVLDKIVPGYYHRLNINTGGVETSTCCDNTATENRMMGKLMVDSLVTWAKEYNVDGFRFDLMAHQPKDLMVEALEEVRKVRPDILFYGEGWDFGEVANNARFEQATQINMAGTGIGTFSDRLRDAVRGGSPFDGDGTGLRKNQGFANAAYPNERRDESQEELTNMLHNQDIVRLGMAGNLADFVMVDSQGNTITGKDLDYNGAPAGYTKSPSENISYVSKHDNQTLWDNNAYKTAIGVTPQERARMQTIAMSTVMIGQGIPFIHMGSELLRSKSMQRDSYDSGDWFNRVRFDGSDNNWNVGLPREDKDGANYELIGQIIADTSLYVDESDIELTKQQFLELLKIRTSSPLFQLQTADDVADRVDFHNVGEDQTYGLIVMSIDDGTSAGADLDPNYDAVVVVVNATAEEQNFTVDAASGFELHSVQQDSADAVVQQAYFAGNTFNVPALTTAVFVQPQDGAQGAGLPVDSKEDVPPFGQQKVYIAGDFPADFWNPAGIEVPYAGNGIYKVALGLASDTGYKFTLGSWETEMGCGGDNCPANFSELGMYEFAIDATDYQAPQIIDAKLVESYEGEDWYIPGTIVGGWNHDAANLMAFAQDDGLVTIESAELTAGTTYEFKFTCGDWGQCEHGASAVTAADGSLPIGGDNNITFTAPADGRYVISFDFLQKTVSIQVL comes from the coding sequence ATGAAGTTCAAAATAAATACATTGGCGAAGACCACCATGCCTATGATGGTAACTTCGATCATGTTGATGAGTGGCGGTGTTGCCCAAGCATCGGATCTTTACCCAGCACAAGACGATGAAGTCGTTATCTATTATAACCGCGGTACCGACAACGAGGCCGAGTACAACGGTTGGGGTCTGCACCTATGGAATGGTGAAGGCTGTACCAGCACAGACCTTGAAAAAATGGGTATTGGTTCAGGCGGTACGGATTGGAATGATCCGTATCCAGTTTCAGGCTTTAGTGACACATATGGCGCGTATTACGTGCTGAATGTAGACCTAGATGCGAGCGACCCTCACACATGTATGAACTTCATCCTTCACAAGGGTGACGATAAAGCCTTTGGTAGTGCAAACCAAAAGGTTCAGCTGACAGAGCTGGGTGAAACGCGAGGCTTGTTTGGCTTCCATGGTTCGAGCCAACTCTATTATGAGCCGATCTCTGAGCGCCCAATCGCTATCGATGGGCAAAAAGCTCACTGGCTGGATAGAGACACAATCGCTTGGGAAGACGCGGCTAATGCAGCACGCGTAGAGCTGAGATACTCACCACGCAATCGCATCGAGCTTGACGAAGAGACCAATGTGATCACAGGTGGTAAATCCCTTGATGTGCCGATCACAGGTGAACTGAGTGAAGAGTTAAAACAACGCTTCCCGCACCTAAGTGGTATGACAGGCACTCAGATCGATGTTCGAGACAGAAAGCTAGCTCGTATCCTGAAAAGTCAGATCGTCATGGTCGCTTATGATGATGAAGACAAGGTACTCGCGGCCACTGAAGTGCAAAAGGCTGGCGTGCTGGATGATGTGTTTGTTAACGAAGATGCCGGTAATGCTATCTCTGAAGAACTGGGCGCTATCGTAAACGGCTCCCGCACCGAATTTAAACTGTGGGCACCAACCGCTCAAAACGTAGATCTATACATCTACAACAAGAATAAGAAACAGACCAAGAAGATTAACCTAGCTGAGAACCCTGAGACAGGTGTATGGGAATCTGGTCAGGTTAATGGCGTAGTAGGTGATTACTATCGCTATGAGGTAACGGTTTATCACCCAACCACTAAGCGCATCGAAACTGTGATGGTTACAGACCCTTACTCGCACAGCGTTTCAACCAACTCTCGCTATTCCCAAGTTGTTGATTTGGCGAATGATAAAAAGTTGAAGCCGAAAGGCTGGGACAAGTATGAAAGACCAGAAACCCCTGTGGGTGACAATGGCGAGTATCTAGATGAGTACCACATCCTGTATGAATCTCACCTGAGAGATTTCAGCTTCAGCGATAGCAAAGGTAAGAAAAAGTACAACGGTAAATACCTAGCCTTAACCGAAGATAAGCGTGAATCTGTTCAGCATCTTCAAGAGCTTCAAGCGGCCGGTCTAACTACGCTACACATTCTACCTGCCTTTGATATTGCGACAGTAGACGAAGCCAACACAGTAGACATTAACGATAAAGTACGTGATCTGTGTAAGGTGAAGCCAGAAGCGGTTGTTTGTGGTACTGAGAATAAGAACGCCACTCTAGAAAGTGTACTAGAGAGCTACGACCCTGCTACCAAGGATGCGCAAACCTTGATGAATGACCTGCGCATGTTGGACAGCTTCAACTGGGGTTATGACCCATTCCATTACACGGTTCCAGAGGGCAGTTACGCGACCAATGCTGAGGGCACTGCGCGCATCAAGGAATTCCGTGAGATGGTTAAAGCCACTCATGAGATGGACCTTAAACTGGTTATGGACGTGGTGTACAACCACACCAACGCTTCGGGTGTGAACGAGAAATCGGTTCTAGATAAGATAGTTCCGGGATACTACCACCGCCTAAACATCAACACCGGTGGCGTTGAGACTTCTACTTGTTGTGATAACACAGCAACCGAAAACCGCATGATGGGTAAGCTGATGGTGGACTCATTGGTGACCTGGGCGAAAGAGTACAACGTGGATGGTTTCCGCTTTGACTTGATGGCGCACCAACCAAAAGACCTTATGGTTGAAGCGCTAGAAGAGGTACGTAAGGTTCGTCCTGACATCCTATTCTACGGTGAAGGCTGGGATTTTGGTGAGGTAGCCAATAACGCACGCTTTGAGCAAGCTACCCAGATCAATATGGCAGGCACGGGTATAGGTACCTTCTCTGACCGTCTGCGTGATGCGGTACGTGGTGGTAGCCCATTCGATGGTGACGGCACAGGTCTTCGTAAGAACCAAGGCTTTGCTAACGCCGCTTATCCAAACGAGCGTCGTGACGAGTCTCAGGAAGAGCTAACTAATATGCTTCATAACCAAGACATAGTGCGTCTGGGTATGGCGGGTAACCTAGCTGATTTTGTTATGGTCGACTCTCAAGGTAATACCATTACAGGTAAAGACCTTGACTATAACGGTGCACCTGCGGGTTACACTAAGTCTCCTTCAGAGAACATCTCTTATGTATCTAAGCACGATAACCAGACCCTTTGGGACAACAACGCTTATAAGACAGCGATTGGGGTAACACCGCAAGAGCGTGCACGCATGCAGACCATCGCTATGTCCACGGTTATGATAGGTCAAGGTATTCCATTTATTCATATGGGCTCAGAACTGCTTCGCTCTAAGTCGATGCAGCGCGACTCTTATGATTCAGGAGACTGGTTCAACCGCGTTCGCTTTGATGGTAGCGACAACAACTGGAACGTAGGCCTACCTCGTGAGGACAAAGATGGTGCTAACTACGAGCTGATCGGTCAGATCATCGCAGATACGAGTCTGTATGTGGATGAGTCAGATATCGAACTGACTAAACAGCAGTTCCTAGAGCTTCTGAAGATTCGTACCTCTAGCCCACTGTTCCAACTACAAACAGCAGATGATGTGGCTGACCGAGTTGATTTCCACAATGTTGGTGAAGATCAAACCTATGGCTTGATCGTCATGTCTATTGATGATGGTACATCAGCCGGTGCTGACTTGGACCCTAACTATGACGCTGTAGTGGTAGTGGTGAATGCGACTGCTGAAGAGCAAAACTTTACTGTTGATGCTGCTTCAGGTTTTGAGCTGCACTCAGTGCAACAAGACTCTGCCGATGCCGTCGTGCAGCAGGCATACTTTGCAGGTAATACCTTCAACGTACCAGCACTGACAACAGCGGTATTTGTACAGCCACAGGATGGTGCACAGGGTGCAGGTCTTCCGGTAGATTCGAAAGAAGATGTTCCTCCATTCGGACAACAGAAAGTATACATTGCGGGTGATTTCCCAGCAGACTTCTGGAACCCTGCTGGCATTGAGGTTCCTTATGCTGGAAATGGCATCTACAAGGTAGCTCTTGGCTTGGCATCAGATACTGGTTACAAGTTCACCCTAGGCTCATGGGAGACGGAAATGGGTTGTGGTGGTGATAACTGTCCAGCTAACTTCTCTGAGTTAGGTATGTATGAGTTTGCTATCGATGCTACTGATTACCAAGCACCACAGATCATCGATGCCAAATTGGTTGAGAGCTATGAAGGTGAAGATTGGTACATTCCGGGCACCATCGTAGGTGGTTGGAATCATGATGCCGCAAATCTAATGGCCTTTGCTCAAGACGATGGCCTTGTAACTATCGAGAGTGCAGAGCTAACAGCAGGTACCACTTATGAGTTTAAGTTTACCTGTGGCGATTGGGGTCAATGTGAACACGGCGCTAGTGCAGTTACTGCAGCCGATGGCTCACTACCAATCGGTGGTGACAATAACATCACCTTTACTGCACCAGCAGATGGTCGTTATGTCATTAGCTTCGACTTCCTACAGAAAACCGTATCTATCCAAGTGCTTTAA
- the groL gene encoding chaperonin GroEL (60 kDa chaperone family; promotes refolding of misfolded polypeptides especially under stressful conditions; forms two stacked rings of heptamers to form a barrel-shaped 14mer; ends can be capped by GroES; misfolded proteins enter the barrel where they are refolded when GroES binds), with product MAAKDVKFGNDARVKMLEGVNVLADAVKVTLGPKGRNVVLDKSFGAPTITKDGVSVAREIELEDKFQNMGAQMVKEVASQANDAAGDGTTTATVLAQAIVNEGLKAVAAGMNPMDLKRGIDKAVVAAVEELKALSQPCADTKAIAQVGTISANSDETVGNIIAEAMEKVGRDGVITVEEGQALQDELDVVEGMQFDRGYLSPYFINNQEAGSVDLENPFILLIDKKVSNIRELLPTLEAVAKASRPLLIIAEDVEGEALATLVVNNMRGIVKVAAVKAPGFGDRRKAMLQDIAILTGGTVISEEIGLELEKVTLEDLGQAKRVTVTKENSTIIDGAGDEVAINARVAQIRQQVEDATSDYDKEKLQERVAKLAGGVAVIKVGAATEVEMKEKKDRVEDALHATRAAVEEGVVAGGGVALIRAASKLTELTGDNEEQNVGIRVALRAMEAPIRQITKNAGDEESVVANQVKQGEGSYGYNAATGVYGDMLEMGILDPTKVTRSALQFAASVAGLMITTEAMVTDKPQADAPAMPDMGGMGGMGGMPGMM from the coding sequence ATGGCTGCTAAAGACGTAAAATTTGGTAATGATGCACGCGTTAAAATGCTAGAGGGCGTTAACGTTCTAGCTGACGCGGTAAAGGTAACACTAGGCCCTAAAGGCCGTAACGTGGTACTAGACAAGTCTTTCGGTGCACCAACTATCACTAAAGATGGTGTATCTGTAGCGCGCGAAATCGAACTTGAAGACAAGTTCCAAAACATGGGCGCGCAAATGGTTAAAGAAGTAGCGTCTCAAGCAAACGACGCTGCGGGTGACGGTACAACAACTGCAACTGTACTAGCACAAGCTATCGTAAACGAAGGCCTTAAAGCGGTTGCAGCGGGTATGAACCCAATGGACCTTAAGCGCGGTATCGACAAAGCAGTAGTGGCTGCTGTTGAAGAGCTAAAAGCTCTGTCTCAACCATGTGCTGACACTAAAGCTATCGCTCAGGTAGGTACTATCTCTGCAAACTCTGATGAGACTGTAGGTAACATCATTGCAGAAGCGATGGAAAAAGTAGGTCGTGACGGCGTTATTACTGTTGAAGAAGGTCAGGCTCTACAAGACGAGCTAGACGTAGTTGAAGGTATGCAGTTTGACCGCGGTTACCTATCTCCTTACTTCATCAACAACCAAGAAGCGGGTTCTGTTGATCTAGAAAACCCATTCATCCTTCTTATCGACAAGAAAGTTTCAAACATCCGCGAACTACTTCCAACTCTAGAAGCAGTAGCTAAAGCATCTCGCCCACTTCTAATCATCGCTGAAGATGTAGAAGGTGAAGCACTAGCAACTCTAGTTGTGAACAACATGCGTGGTATCGTTAAGGTTGCTGCAGTTAAGGCTCCAGGTTTTGGTGACCGTCGTAAGGCAATGCTACAAGACATCGCTATCCTAACTGGCGGTACTGTTATCTCTGAAGAGATCGGTCTTGAGCTTGAGAAGGTAACTCTAGAAGACCTAGGTCAAGCGAAGCGCGTAACCGTAACTAAAGAAAACTCTACCATCATCGATGGTGCAGGTGACGAAGTAGCGATCAACGCTCGCGTTGCTCAAATCCGTCAACAAGTTGAAGATGCAACTTCTGACTATGACAAAGAGAAGCTTCAAGAGCGCGTAGCTAAGCTAGCTGGCGGTGTTGCAGTAATCAAGGTTGGTGCAGCAACTGAAGTTGAGATGAAAGAGAAGAAAGACCGCGTTGAAGACGCACTTCACGCAACTCGCGCAGCGGTTGAAGAAGGCGTTGTAGCAGGTGGTGGTGTTGCTCTAATCCGTGCAGCTTCAAAACTGACTGAGCTAACAGGCGACAACGAAGAGCAAAACGTAGGTATCCGCGTTGCTCTACGTGCAATGGAAGCACCTATCCGTCAAATCACTAAGAACGCAGGTGACGAAGAGTCTGTAGTTGCTAACCAAGTTAAGCAAGGCGAAGGTAGCTATGGCTACAACGCTGCAACTGGTGTTTACGGTGACATGCTAGAGATGGGTATCCTAGATCCAACTAAGGTAACTCGTAGCGCACTTCAATTCGCAGCATCTGTTGCAGGTCTGATGATCACTACAGAAGCTATGGTTACTGACAAGCCTCAAGCTGATGCTCCAGCAATGCCTGATATGGGCGGCATGGGTGGCATGGGCGGTATGCCAGGCATGATGTAA
- a CDS encoding co-chaperone GroES, with the protein MNIRPLHDRVIVERQEVESKSAGGIVLTGSAAEKSTRGIVVAVGKGRILENGTVQPLDVKVGDTVIFSEGYGTKTEKIDGKEVLIMSENDIMAIVE; encoded by the coding sequence ATGAACATTCGTCCATTACACGACCGAGTTATCGTTGAGCGTCAAGAAGTTGAATCAAAGTCTGCTGGCGGCATCGTACTAACTGGTTCTGCTGCTGAAAAATCTACACGCGGTATCGTAGTTGCAGTTGGTAAAGGTCGCATCCTTGAAAACGGTACGGTTCAACCACTAGACGTGAAGGTTGGCGATACTGTTATTTTCTCTGAAGGCTACGGCACTAAGACTGAGAAGATCGACGGCAAAGAAGTTCTTATCATGTCTGAAAACGACATCATGGCAATCGTTGAATAA
- a CDS encoding MATE family efflux transporter codes for MQDKHGLLTDPISDVLRKMTLPMVFGIVAILLMNLVDAFFISLLGTEPLAAVSFTFPVTFGLNSLTMGVGLGISTFVGRFLGQGDSKTAARFSSHGILLAVLLVICVSSLGIRFHEPLFLALGATPDLLPLIEQYMHIWFLAIPLLTIPMTGNAAIRASGDTKTPSQMMMFAALVNAILDPILIFGYLGAPKLGIQGAAIASAISWGAALVWSLSLLIKREKLLKLPSPKFLIQDWKQILHISLPAAISNSLVPISNAILMKLVSAQGVFAVAAYGAAQRVESLLIIVLMALTSALTPFLAQNLGAKNIKRCFDALFLCMRFSILFQILIFIMMVPLSTSIAGLFSQEIQVQDLLWLYLMCVPISYGFQGVVMVLVSALNALHQPSKAFLWSCLRLFAFTLPCAWVGAEFYGEQGLFVGIGVGNILAGVAGYLYALQLRKQADSLL; via the coding sequence ATGCAAGATAAACACGGTTTGTTAACCGACCCTATCAGCGATGTTTTGCGAAAAATGACCCTGCCTATGGTGTTTGGTATTGTCGCGATCTTGCTGATGAACCTAGTGGATGCCTTCTTTATCTCTCTGCTGGGTACCGAGCCTCTTGCGGCGGTTAGCTTCACTTTCCCTGTTACCTTTGGTCTGAACAGTCTGACTATGGGCGTTGGCCTTGGCATCTCTACCTTTGTGGGGCGCTTTCTCGGTCAAGGGGATAGCAAGACGGCCGCTCGTTTCTCGAGTCACGGTATCCTCCTTGCGGTGCTTTTGGTTATCTGCGTATCTTCGTTAGGAATTCGCTTCCATGAGCCACTGTTTCTTGCCCTAGGCGCAACACCGGATCTCTTACCTCTCATAGAGCAGTACATGCATATCTGGTTCTTAGCAATTCCGCTTCTGACGATACCTATGACCGGCAATGCAGCCATACGCGCCAGTGGCGATACCAAAACCCCATCGCAGATGATGATGTTTGCCGCCCTAGTTAATGCCATCCTCGACCCGATTCTTATCTTTGGTTATCTGGGTGCGCCTAAGCTAGGCATTCAAGGTGCAGCTATCGCCAGTGCTATTAGTTGGGGGGCAGCATTAGTTTGGTCGCTGAGCCTGCTGATCAAGCGTGAAAAACTGCTCAAGCTCCCATCGCCAAAGTTTCTGATCCAAGACTGGAAACAGATACTGCATATCTCGTTGCCTGCAGCTATCTCTAACTCGCTAGTACCTATCTCCAATGCCATCTTGATGAAGCTAGTATCAGCACAAGGAGTATTTGCAGTAGCGGCCTATGGTGCGGCGCAGCGTGTGGAATCATTACTTATTATTGTTTTGATGGCACTCACTTCAGCTTTGACGCCGTTTCTTGCGCAGAACCTAGGGGCAAAGAACATCAAGCGCTGCTTCGATGCTCTGTTCCTATGTATGCGCTTTTCTATTCTGTTTCAGATACTTATCTTTATCATGATGGTGCCACTTAGCACCTCTATCGCCGGTCTGTTTAGCCAAGAGATTCAGGTACAAGACCTGCTGTGGTTATATCTGATGTGCGTGCCGATCAGCTACGGATTTCAAGGGGTGGTAATGGTGTTGGTGAGCGCGTTAAACGCACTGCATCAGCCATCTAAAGCCTTCTTATGGAGCTGCTTAAGACTGTTTGCTTTTACTCTGCCTTGTGCCTGGGTTGGCGCAGAGTTCTATGGAGAACAAGGTCTGTTTGTTGGGATAGGTGTGGGGAATATCCTAGCTGGAGTGGCGGGTTACCTGTATGCACTCCAACTAAGAAAACAAGCGGATAGCTTGCTTTAA
- the cysE gene encoding serine O-acetyltransferase, with protein MTECKPAQVWDCIVKEARKQADEEPMLASFYHATIINHDSFAASLSYILANKLRTASMSAMGVRDVIEEALAADPEITKSAAYDIYATVNRDPAVSMYSAPLLYLKGFHALQGYRIANWLWKQGRVALATYLQNQISVACQVDIHPAAKIGNGIMLDHATGIVIGETAVVENDVSILQDVTLGGTGKESGDRHPKIREGVMIGAGAKILGNIEVGEGAKIGSCSVVLQAVPPHTTVAGVPAKIVGRPQSDKPSEDMDQQFNGKSQSFIGGDGI; from the coding sequence ATGACAGAATGTAAACCGGCACAGGTATGGGATTGCATCGTTAAAGAGGCAAGAAAGCAGGCGGATGAAGAGCCTATGTTGGCGAGTTTTTATCATGCCACCATTATCAATCATGATAGCTTTGCTGCTAGCCTGAGTTACATTCTGGCCAACAAACTCCGCACTGCGTCCATGTCTGCCATGGGCGTGCGTGATGTTATCGAAGAAGCTCTTGCCGCTGACCCTGAGATCACTAAGTCTGCGGCTTATGATATCTACGCTACCGTAAACCGTGACCCCGCGGTTTCTATGTACTCGGCGCCGCTTCTATATCTGAAAGGCTTCCATGCTCTTCAAGGCTATCGCATCGCGAATTGGCTGTGGAAGCAGGGGCGTGTGGCTCTAGCTACCTATCTACAAAACCAGATCTCTGTGGCGTGTCAGGTGGATATTCACCCTGCGGCTAAGATAGGTAACGGCATAATGCTCGACCACGCTACCGGTATTGTTATCGGTGAGACGGCCGTGGTAGAGAATGACGTTTCTATTCTGCAGGATGTGACCCTAGGTGGTACAGGTAAAGAGTCTGGTGACCGTCACCCTAAAATCCGCGAGGGCGTGATGATTGGTGCTGGTGCCAAGATCCTTGGCAATATCGAGGTGGGCGAGGGTGCTAAGATCGGCTCTTGTTCTGTAGTGCTTCAGGCCGTACCACCTCACACTACGGTTGCTGGTGTACCTGCTAAGATTGTGGGTCGTCCTCAATCTGATAAACCTTCAGAGGATATGGACCAACAGTTCAACGGCAAGTCACAAAGCTTTATCGGCGGCGACGGTATTTAG
- the gpsA gene encoding NAD(P)H-dependent glycerol-3-phosphate dehydrogenase, which produces MAETTTDFSDVSMTVIGAGSYGTSLAIALARNSKVVLWGHEPEHMHRLEQDRENKEFLSDVAFPESLVIEADLAKAVAACRDILVVVPSHVFGIVLNSLKPHLTAEHRICWATKGLEPETGRLLKDVAIDILGENYPLAVLSGPTFAKELAMGMPTAISVASSSPEFAEELQEKIHCSKSFRVYANDDFIGMQLGGAVKNVIAIGAGMSDGIGFGANARTALITRGLAEMTRLGAALGAKPETFMGMAGLGDLVLTCTDNQSRNRRFGLALGKGQDVDTAQEEIGQVVEGYRNTKEVWMLAGRQGVEMPIVDQIYQVLYQGKDARLAAQDLLARDKKAER; this is translated from the coding sequence ATGGCTGAAACTACCACCGACTTTTCTGATGTATCGATGACGGTAATCGGCGCTGGCTCATATGGCACCTCGCTGGCAATTGCGCTCGCGCGTAACTCTAAGGTTGTTCTATGGGGCCATGAGCCTGAACATATGCATCGCCTTGAGCAGGACAGAGAGAACAAAGAATTCCTGTCAGACGTAGCCTTTCCTGAGTCTCTGGTTATTGAGGCGGATCTAGCTAAAGCGGTAGCAGCCTGTCGTGACATCCTAGTTGTGGTTCCAAGCCATGTATTTGGCATTGTTTTAAACAGCCTAAAACCGCATTTAACTGCTGAGCATCGTATCTGTTGGGCAACCAAGGGTCTTGAGCCTGAGACCGGTCGCTTGCTGAAAGATGTGGCTATCGACATCCTAGGAGAGAACTACCCACTGGCGGTTCTTTCCGGTCCTACTTTTGCGAAAGAGCTGGCTATGGGTATGCCAACGGCTATCTCAGTAGCTTCATCGAGTCCTGAATTTGCAGAGGAGCTTCAAGAGAAGATCCACTGCAGTAAGTCATTCCGCGTGTATGCTAATGACGACTTTATCGGTATGCAGCTTGGTGGCGCGGTGAAGAACGTTATCGCTATCGGTGCGGGTATGTCTGACGGCATTGGTTTTGGTGCCAACGCTCGTACTGCACTTATTACTCGTGGTTTGGCGGAGATGACTCGCCTGGGCGCGGCGCTCGGTGCTAAGCCTGAGACCTTTATGGGTATGGCTGGATTGGGCGATCTAGTCTTAACTTGTACCGATAACCAATCGCGTAACCGTCGCTTCGGTCTTGCCCTAGGCAAGGGACAAGATGTGGATACTGCACAAGAAGAGATCGGCCAAGTGGTTGAAGGTTATAGAAATACCAAAGAAGTTTGGATGCTGGCAGGACGCCAAGGGGTTGAAATGCCAATAGTTGACCAAATCTATCAAGTTCTATATCAAGGTAAAGATGCGCGCTTGGCTGCGCAAGACCTATTAGCTCGAGATAAAAAAGCAGAAAGATAA